The following proteins are encoded in a genomic region of Gemmatimonas sp. UBA7669:
- a CDS encoding glycosyltransferase family 2 protein, protein MNTRTLFKGEGVAILIPCFNEAQTIEKVVCDFRTELPNARIVVIDNASTDDTVKAALLSGAEIRHEPRRGKGYVVEQMLREIDADYFVMVDGDDTYPASFVHQLLAPVMAGYADMCVGARLSSFDDAAFRPMHLIGNQLIRILVNWIGQSNLSDILSGYRAYSRRVARELPVTSPGFEVETDMAFQMLYYQIHITEIAVPYRARPTGSKSKLRTFRDGARVLWKIFTLLRSVKPLTFFGGISVLLLLLGFAAAAPLLVGASGASDDYLQHIPEAIMATGLVLLSFGFLFVGIVLHAVNWRLRELHNVLTRPARR, encoded by the coding sequence ATGAACACTAGAACCTTGTTCAAAGGCGAGGGTGTCGCCATCCTAATTCCCTGTTTCAACGAAGCACAAACAATTGAGAAGGTGGTCTGCGACTTTCGAACCGAGCTACCAAATGCTCGGATCGTAGTTATTGACAATGCTTCTACTGACGACACAGTCAAGGCAGCCCTCCTTTCCGGCGCAGAGATTCGCCATGAACCCCGGCGAGGGAAAGGCTATGTAGTCGAGCAGATGTTGCGTGAGATAGATGCCGACTACTTCGTGATGGTCGATGGAGATGATACTTATCCCGCTTCCTTTGTTCACCAGTTGCTTGCACCTGTAATGGCGGGCTATGCGGACATGTGCGTAGGTGCTCGACTTTCGAGTTTCGACGACGCGGCCTTTCGACCCATGCACTTGATCGGCAATCAACTTATTCGGATCTTGGTAAACTGGATTGGACAATCCAACCTTTCAGACATTCTGAGTGGCTATCGAGCCTACTCGAGACGGGTAGCCCGTGAACTACCAGTAACCTCGCCCGGTTTCGAGGTCGAAACAGATATGGCTTTCCAAATGCTTTACTACCAGATCCACATCACAGAGATCGCGGTTCCGTATCGCGCCCGGCCAACTGGCAGCAAGAGCAAACTCCGCACATTTCGCGACGGTGCGCGGGTGCTCTGGAAGATCTTCACACTCCTTCGAAGTGTTAAGCCGCTGACCTTCTTCGGGGGTATATCAGTTTTATTGCTGCTCCTTGGTTTCGCAGCCGCCGCACCATTGCTCGTTGGCGCATCAGGAGCCTCCGACGACTACCTTCAGCACATACCAGAGGCCATCATGGCTACCGGACTCGTCCTTCTGTCATTCGGGTTTCTCTTCGTCGGCATCGTTCTGCACGCTGTCAACTGGAGGTTAAGAGAACTGCACAACGTCCTCACCCGGCCGGCACGTCGTTGA